A section of the Polynucleobacter sp. AP-Jannik-300A-C4 genome encodes:
- a CDS encoding DUF1924 domain-containing protein — MGLPLIVSAATPLDLLKSYEAQSGKASPARGEQFFNAKHGKEWSCASCHENPPNHDTKHIVTGKVIKPLAPSANPLRFTDEAKAEKWFKRNCNDVLGRDCSAQEKADVLAWLMTVK; from the coding sequence ATGGGTCTGCCCCTTATAGTTAGTGCGGCAACGCCTCTGGACTTACTGAAGTCCTATGAGGCTCAATCTGGAAAAGCATCGCCCGCCAGAGGGGAGCAGTTCTTCAATGCCAAGCACGGCAAGGAATGGAGTTGTGCATCGTGTCATGAAAATCCCCCAAATCACGACACTAAACACATTGTGACTGGGAAGGTGATCAAGCCATTGGCGCCTAGCGCCAACCCTTTACGATTTACTGATGAGGCCAAGGCTGAGAAATGGTTTAAGCGTAACTGCAATGATGTACTAGGCAGAGACTGTAGTGCACAAGAAAAAGCGGATGTCCTCGCTTGGTTAATGACCGTTAAATGA
- a CDS encoding diheme cytochrome c, with protein sequence MNLINMKKILLITFSMLMAASPTFAAKMTMPADAPASYEAECASCHMAYPPALLSEQSWKNVMSGLSKHFGTDASVDAKTQTEITSWLIKNAATRQKYSEIAPENRITKTSWFIREHDEVRADVWKRVSIKSPANCGACHIDAAKGIFSENNIKIPAK encoded by the coding sequence ATGAATCTCATCAATATGAAAAAAATTCTTCTAATTACTTTCTCTATGCTGATGGCAGCATCACCTACATTCGCTGCAAAAATGACAATGCCTGCAGATGCACCGGCTTCATACGAGGCTGAGTGTGCAAGTTGCCATATGGCCTATCCACCAGCATTATTAAGCGAACAAAGCTGGAAAAATGTCATGTCTGGCCTATCCAAGCACTTTGGTACCGATGCTAGTGTGGATGCAAAGACTCAAACTGAAATTACAAGCTGGTTAATAAAGAATGCCGCCACTCGACAGAAGTACAGCGAGATCGCCCCTGAAAACCGCATTACCAAAACATCATGGTTTATTCGTGAGCATGACGAGGTGAGGGCGGATGTTTGGAAGCGGGTAAGCATCAAGAGCCCTGCCAATTGTGGAGCTTGTCATATTGATGCTGCTAAAGGCATTTTTAGTGAGAACAATATAAAGATTCCAGCGAAATGA
- a CDS encoding cytochrome b/b6 domain-containing protein, producing the protein MNESIRDSVGATGKVREAIMVWDMPVRVFHWLLVICFAGAWLSSESERWAMIHYAFGYTACLLVLIRLVWGLIGTRYARFSQFLKKPKAVLEHFMAMLRGHPHHDVGHNPAGGLVMFALMLLILIIGLSGYLSVKEFLGNFVSEIHEAVSSLVLGLVVVHIVAAVGMSLIERQNLIRSMVTGKKQGMPDQGIPYPQYLIGALIFLGALYFFYLTLTGRLPGLTQ; encoded by the coding sequence ATGAATGAGTCAATTCGCGATTCAGTTGGAGCCACCGGTAAGGTAAGGGAAGCCATTATGGTGTGGGACATGCCGGTGAGAGTATTTCATTGGCTGCTAGTGATTTGTTTTGCTGGTGCTTGGCTTAGCTCAGAGAGTGAGCGATGGGCCATGATTCACTATGCATTTGGATATACCGCGTGCTTACTTGTCCTCATTCGCTTAGTGTGGGGTCTGATTGGCACTCGCTATGCCAGATTTAGTCAATTTCTGAAAAAACCAAAGGCAGTGCTTGAACATTTTATGGCTATGCTACGCGGCCATCCCCATCACGATGTTGGGCACAACCCAGCGGGCGGTCTGGTCATGTTTGCGCTGATGCTCCTCATCTTGATTATTGGCTTGAGTGGTTATTTATCCGTTAAAGAGTTTTTAGGTAATTTTGTTTCAGAGATTCATGAGGCGGTTTCAAGTTTAGTTTTGGGCCTAGTCGTCGTTCATATTGTTGCCGCAGTTGGCATGAGCTTGATCGAAAGACAAAATCTCATCAGATCAATGGTGACGGGTAAGAAGCAGGGTATGCCAGATCAAGGAATTCCTTATCCGCAATATCTAATCGGCGCGCTGATTTTTCTTGGCGCTCTCTACTTCTTCTATCTCACTTTAACTGGCAGATTGCCTGGCCTGACTCAGTAA